CGATAGATCGCGCCCGCCACGACACGCCAAGAAAagcgaaaagaaaagaatagggagcggcagcagcagcagcagcagcagctgacaGAAACAATTCGAAGGAACGGGGCGACTTTTGGTCGTGCCGTCTTACCGCGGTTCCTGTTGCTTTTTCACCATCGCATGCAAAGGCCCGtcgccctctcctctcctttgCCCCCCTCCAGTCCCATGCTGGCTAGGACCCTTTTGTCTGCTGTATACGAACAGTCCTGGCACGATACAAACCATTGGCGAAATGTACGTGACGCCAATCAAGTTTCCTTTTTTGTCGAGACGAGCACGAAAACGAAGAACTGTGACTCTCTAGctcttcctttttatttttctcttcgagagagaggaggacgATCGATCAACCACGACTGTCAAACgatgctgcatgcatgcacgcgtGTATGAAACGATGAATGACAATTAATGCTtcttgccggccggccgggcttCTTCTAGCGCGTAGGTGGTCTTCGGTCAAACGCGCTAGTACATGATTCCTTTCTAGTTTGGGTGCAAACATGTTAGTCAAGCGCATCGATCCAGGCTCTCGGGCTTTCTTATGTGCTACGGTTTGACCACTCTTCCACTCCAGCTGCTGGGTCTGTCTACACATATAATCCTGCAGAGATCACTACTGTCAGACGCTCGCTACCGACCTGGCCGGATTGTGCTGCAAGCTAGCGGGAGAAGCATTGGGGAACAAGTCGAGAGTTCTCGGTCGCCGCGTCTCTTTTTTAACCACTCGGTAATGCGGACGCAAATCCACCAGAGCTGCGAGGCAAAAGCTAGCGAAGACTTCTTTTATACTCTGTCGTGCATCGTGAGAACTTTTTTACCCCGGCCCGATAAACAAATTAGTCCTCCTGATACGAGCAGATTCACACTTCCCAGTGAGTAGAAAGTCCACGACGAGCCAGCGCGCAACGGGTGTGGGTCAGTGTGGGGTGTGCCTTTGCCTTTCCTTGCCGTGGAAGCCTGCTCGGCCCATCCCTCGCCGTCTCCTCGCCTAGGGTTCCCTGGCCCAGCACACGCACCCAcctctaaaaaaactaaaccCAACCGGCCAGCCAGGATGACACCTTGGCCCCACACGTCCACCTCACTTAAACATGGAGCCCACCTAAGACCCCTGCTCCGTCTATATAAATCCTCCCCCCTCCAAAGCTCCAagccccacacacacacacacacacaccccaAAGAATCATCCCACTCCACCCATCACTGAAATAAACACCACATTAGTCCGAGCATCCAAAGATCGAACCGACTCGTACCTAACCGGCAatggagaagacggcggcggagaacgCTGGCAATGTCGCTGCGGCGAAGCCACTGAAGCTGTTCGGCTCGTGGGCGAGCTCGTACACGCACCGCGTGCAGCTAGCGATGCGGCTCAAGGGTCTCTCGTTCGAGTACGCGGAGGAGGACCTGGGCAACAAGAGCGAGGCTCTGCTCCGCGCGAACCCGGTGCACAAGAAGGTCCCCGTGCTCGTCCTCCACGACGGCCGCGCCCTGGCCGAGTCCGCCATCATCCTGCACTACCTCGACGACGCCTTCCCGGACACGCGCCCGCTCCTCCCGGCGGACCCCTTCGACCGCGCCGTGGCACGCTTCTGGTGCCACTTCGGGGACGACAAGCTGGGCCCGGCCGTGGGCGCCGTGTTCGCGACCACGGGGGAGGAGCAGGCGGCCGCCGTGCGCCAGGTGCACGAGAACCTGGCGCTGCTGGAGGCGGAGCTGAGGGAAGGCGCGTTTAAGGGGCGGCGGTTCTTTGGAGGACAGGAGGTGGGGTTCCTGGACGTGGTCCTTGGGTGTGGGTCTTATTGGCTGGCGGTGTTTGAGGAGGTGACCGGAGTTCAGCTTGTCGACGCCGAGGCGTTCCCGCTGTTCCACGCCTGGCTGCGCGATTTTGAGGCCCAGGAGGAAGTCCGGGAGACTATTCCCTCCATAGATCGCCTTCTCGCCTACGCCCGTGGCCTCCGCCAGATGCTGCTCGCGCTCGCCGCTGGCGCTGGGGGTGCTGGAGACTCCTCTGCCCCCGTGGCTGCcgctccgccggccgccgcgcccccggtGGCCGCGGCTGACATCGCCGTGGACATATGACGCCGCGGGGTGGTACCGTCTATGTCCGTCAGTTCATCAGCAGTACGTGTGTGTCGGACCTACGTATGTATACGTTgcagtagctagctagtataGTTCTGTACTACTTCTATTTATTCGCGTATCGTATCGCATCGTTCTGTGCCGTGGCAGCCGGTGGGCGAGGCGCGCCCTAAATTGCCGCTAGCTACAGCTGCTAACTGCCGCAGTTAGTGCCTTAGTGGCGCAGTCTGGCTAGGTAGGTGTCCTGTTTTCTCTCTCGTGTTAGTTTTCTTCTCTGTTTTTCTATGCGTCTGTGTTTGTAGCCGGGAATCTTATGTGTTTGATGTCCCTCTCTATCTATATATGCTTGTTTAGATGTCTTGCACGTGCAACGTACTGGCTGTGTCTAGATTCAACGGCACTATCATCGAGATGATGATGCTCGATGCATCGTGTTCTTACTGTttggaactttttttttggagcgaTGGTCTGTGGTTAGCTTTGATGTTGTGTTATTTGCTGAACCTTAATATTGGTGACAAGCATCGGCGGAGCGAAGTACTAGTCCGGACGGTCGATTAATGTTGGGTCCAAGTTAAATGCGGCAGTTAAATCGTGGATCGGGACGGGGGCGCGTCCTTCGCATCAGAAGTACGCATTGATACCTGATCAGTTTGCTCTATAGCATTAAAATGCGCACGTCTAGGCATCACAGTTCGTACTTGTGTGAAGTGTAAAGCTCTGATTTCGTCTGCTCAGGATTGATCAGTGCGTGCGTTTGTCACGAAGCACTGCTGCTCCAGCAGGCCGACCATTAATAACTGCATGCGTTGAACAGCACACAGATGCGTCGTCGACGATGATTGATTCCCTCGGAACGAAATTGATAGTGCTCCAAAATATATGCACACGCAGACACGCTCTCCATTTCCAGCGGCGGACAGTCCGCGCACTGATGGCAATGAACCAAACAAGGCATGGGGACAAATATTTCCGCCGCGCGCCTGCAGCCTGCAGCATATTCACACACTTAGACTTATCTGAGAGCGCTGCTGCCTGAGCCGGCAGAATTCAGGACCGAGTATCGTATCACACTAGCTCAGCTGGCTCGCTGGGAACACGTAGGAGCCGATCGAGACGGCGAAAGAGGATCCGAAGTACTACGTGCAGCGCCCACCACGGCAAAGTCACCTCTGAGGCTTTCTGACTTGGCTTAAAACTCGGCAGAGTGGGAGCGCAGAGTAAAAAGAGCGGTCCCCGTacgtgggtggaagtggaagcGAGCCTGCTAGGCTCGCGTCGTGCCGTGCCCGTgcgcgcggccggccggcagggcGTGCACCAGAGCGCCCAGCGCAGGGCGTCCCCCACGTGAACGGTGCGCGGGGGCAGCAGAGAGAGCGCGTGGTTTATTGCCGATGCACAGTGGGCGGCAGCACGTACAGGACGGAGCTCATTATTCTTGCCGCGATCGATCGGGGGCCAGAGGCCGAAATCATGCCGCGCGCACGTCCGCATTTGATTTAGGCCCCGCTCGCTCTGGCCGGGGCCTCTGTGGCGCGCCGCGGCGTTGATTGTTCGTCATTTGTTGCCTCCTCCCTCCGCTAGCTCTAGCCTCTAGCTAGGCTTCTGGTTCTTGGATAATGGCAGTACGATCAATCGCAACAGGAGCTGCCACTCTCGGCTATCGCTCTCGGTCTGCACTTTTTAATTACTGTAGCTCTGTTAGAGCATCTCCTGTGGAGGAGAGATAGATGGAGATAGGTATACTAGGAGCGGGGTAGCGATCACAGTACATTTACTTTCGAAGTTTACATGGAACAAATATTTCAGCAGACAAGGAAGAAATATCAACCCTTCACACGCACCGAACGGCAGAGTTTCGTGGTCCTGGCCGGTATCGTTGCAGCGCGCAGGCCACGCACAGGGGGACATTTACGCCGAACGAAAATCGGTCATAAATACTGCTAGAAACTAATAAATGAGAGCTATCAGAGATGAAACGGCCTGGCCGATTTACGGGTCCGGAAACGAACAAATACTCCGTCTGTACCAACAGTGTAGAGTACcagtacaacatttcgtagCTATAAATATAGCCTGTGGTTGCAGCCAAATAGCCAATTAATTCTCGCACAGAAAAATGCACGGGCCTTCGTGCAGTAGATGGTTAAATTTTCCTTTTGTACGTTGCCGGAATATTACGGGATGGCTACTgtatcatttttcttctttctcttttcttagAAAACACGAAGAAGACACACGGTACAGTAGCCATCTTAACTATGCCATCACTTTCCATCAACCCGTCTGTAGTTAGCCTATGATCCGTTTCACTTTCAAGCATCCATTAGATATTTCCAAAGGTACCGGCTAGTACTGATACTAACTTTTCTCTCCCTTTTTCaatgttattttttcttattcattttttttatagatgCACGTGTCATCTTCTTTGTTCTCTTGGTATCAGTGTAGGACCTATTACTTTTTCAAGTAACCATCATTTAGTTGTGTCATTCCTCTTTCCTCCACGTTAGCCACTAATTTCTTGGTACTCGTGTAGTATCCGTTGTTGAGGATGCTCTGGAAACATCTCTAACAGATACACCAAAACAGAGATTTGAACTCGTTATTTTCGGTTGAGCTGAACTCGGAAATTCAGTTCCGAACACCTTCTCGCAGAACAGATACCGAACTCAGATCTGAACaatttaaacaaaaaattCGCACTCCAGTTCATCATTCACCTACCGCCCAAGTTCATCGTCATCACATCAAGTTCAAACTACACAAAATATACTAGTTAGTAGAAGTAGAAGCAGAttacacaaaaacaaaatttgccCCTTCTCGGCGCATCCTTCTCCTCACAGCCGCCTACTCATCATCCGAGATCCGGCGCCTTCCCCTTCGCCATCGCCCTTGACTCGGCGAGGTAATCGGGGTcggcgtcctccttctcccGTCAGCAGGCGTCCTCGTCGGCGCTGAGGAGCAAATCCACGACGACCTTCGTGCAAGTGgggtcctcgtcctcctcgctgTCGACCTccacctcgtcctcctcgccctcggcctcctcctcctcctcttcctcctcctcctcgctccccAAACCTAGGGTTATGGAGCCTGAGAAGCCGAGCCTCGCCACACGGCGCCAGGTGACGCAAGAGGACTCGGCCTCCTCTCGTAGCAGCTTGGGCACGCTCGAgctgcccgccgcctcctcccggcagaACTCCTCCCGCCGGAGTGGagtgggtggcggcggcggtggggagaGGGCAGTTGCGACTGAGGGTGGGGGCTGAATGTGGGGGGGTTCGATCCGAACTTGCCCCTGAATCCAGCATATGTGCGTGGGTTCCGCGGGTGTTTGGAGTAACCCGAATCCGTTTTTTTTCTGGCCAACCCGGTTTGGGTTATCTGCCCAGGCTGTTTTTTCGCCCAAAAACCGAATAGCGGATTTTGTTCGGCCTCGCGCAATTGCTAGAAATGCTGTAATACATTCGAGCAGACACCTGAAACGTGCACACAGTCACAACACATACGTGCACGACTGCACGGTAGACACGGAGGGCAGTGCACTGTCATGTAGTGTCGTCGGTCGTAGCATGTGGCCATGGTCCATGGAGAATGCTACTAATAAACTCAGGCAAACCTACCTCTCTACCGACTCGATCCATATGCCATACACGCAAGTACCGCACTGTATTTGCCTCAATCGGGACGATACGTCCCTGTCAAAAACCCTGCAGTCCGATCTGCCAGAAACTCCGCCCCGAGCGCCCAAGTTGCCGCTCTACACTCCGGAGTCCTGAGCCTCATTTtccccctcctctccttcccttCTCGTCCCCTCCTGCTACAGCTCCAGGCTCTCACGCTGctgcctcctctccctcttcttttcgGCGGCCTAGCCGCTTGGAGAGGATGGGGAGGGGAGGTCCGGCCAGCGTCCTTTCTCTTTATGTACATTACCCTAGTTGTCTTAGAGGCTAGCTGCTGTGAAGCCTTGCCGCCGGAGTTGAAGCCCTGCCGGCGTTTGTCTAGAAGAAATTTTTTTGCTGTGGATGTCACCGCCGGATCCTCCAGTAATGATATCTATGGTTCCATttcttcctctgctcctcTCCTAAATAAATGCCTCCACCCAGATCTGGctatttcttcttcattgGTCTTCAATGATGCCAGATCTGTTGGTTTCCCTGTAGTATCCAAAAAGGTCCCTTGCATTTGCCTTCTGGATCTTCTAATTTCGTTCCAAAAAATTCATATGTGGAGATCCTCTTCACACTTCCTTGATTATACTACCTTGGAGTTCATGCGGGTTAGTTCTGAGCGAAGGCATGAGATCCGATTTCATGTTCTGGCCTCTGTTCTTCCCCATTCTGGCGATGTTCTTCCACTCACTGTTATGCGCCGGGCTGGGGCTGACCTTTGCCGTCAGATTCGTCCTTGGGAGGATTCTTGCCCCCCTCAACCTCCAGATTGGAGGCCCGCCAGGCGGTCTTGGGACAAATTTTCTCGGGCTCGAAGAAGACGGCTATGCACCGCTCTTCATATGGTGGTTACAGCCCGTTCTAGGGGCAGCAATGCTCGTCCTTTCGCGGGGCGTCTTGAGTCTGTCGATGCTAAAGTTCCTCCTGATTTTCTTGCATCGTCAGGTCTCCTTTCCTCCATGTTCTTCGGAGGTTGTTGGTTCTGTTGGAATCCCTACATGCTGGTGGCGGCTGATGGCGAGCTCTCGTCGACGGCGAAGTGTGTCTTAGTCGAAGGTAGGGATGAAGCCGGGACTGGCGTGGTGCTCAGGACACGCGTGTTGGCTCTGCATGGAAGCTGGACGCGTGTCAATGGACTTGTTTGTAATTTCTTTAATCTTTCATGTTCTCGATGTACGTCAGGTTGTAATTCGTAGGCCTCTTGGACCTACTTGGTATTAATATAATGCAAGGGTTCTTGAAAAAAACGCTCTGGAGTCcggacgtacgtacgtactcctGTAGGGCACCACTAATAGCATTGCCAGAGGAGAAGCAGCACGCAAAAAATAGTGAGAAGATGCATCGACTGTTCGCCTTTTTCCTTTCCCCGTCGCACACGCATTTACGGAAACCTATGCGTGCAGAGATGCAAGGTACAGGCAAAAGGACAGATGAATGGGTTGATGGATGGAACATCGTCGCAATCCACCATGTCGATCCGCGCGTATTCTCTCTCGCGCGGGCATACGCCTAGCCGGGACATAGCTAGAGCACACAGTTTGTTCCGGGACGGGCGTACGCAATCGCGCgcgggggggtggggggcggTTGAtcgcacggcacggcacgtaTACATGGTCGTACTACGCGCGCCTCCCACGCGTTGCAGCAGGTGCGTCAGTGCGTGTCGGGCGGGTCCTGCTCAATTCAAGTACTGTTTGGAGTACTTCTGGTACGTAcgccgggttttttttttcggtaATGCGAGATCCTTACTAACATAACATGAGTGGTGATCAAACAGAATACTGTGGGCTCTGAAATGATTAGCAGCCTCTTAACTTCTTTGATCAGATATATGGCCATGCCTTGAGATCTGTCAGCCACAATCAAGGTGTGTTACATGTACTCTACTTCACTCCATGACACCAAATTAATGTTCGTAAATGTGGTGTGGACTAGGAGTACTTGTTTCTCTTTCAAAAAGACTACTACCCTTGATCATTGCAATGCGTGCTACTTTTTCTTAATGAGAAAACGCGACGAGGCCGGTGAGCCGTCCGTGAGGCCTCAAAGCCAAACAAACAAGCATGAGGCGCGTGGTCTGGGGCCTAGCGTTCACAATCACGGCTAGCTTCTAGCTTAATGGTGCTGGAcccatatacatatatattattaTATGTTTGATTATGATTATCTTTTACATGATCTTTTACCAACGGAACTACCGATGGTTTTCGTTTCTCCTCAGTACTCACCATATTTATTATTATATTATTTCAGTAGTAGCTAAGTTTATTTCCTTAAGCGTCTTTAGTCAGGTTTATATGGATGATTTTTTATCATTTTTCCAGACAGTTCCACCCGAAGGAAACACTTCTCTACGGTT
The Brachypodium distachyon strain Bd21 chromosome 2, Brachypodium_distachyon_v3.0, whole genome shotgun sequence genome window above contains:
- the LOC100835328 gene encoding glutathione transferase GST 23 gives rise to the protein MEKTAAENAGNVAAAKPLKLFGSWASSYTHRVQLAMRLKGLSFEYAEEDLGNKSEALLRANPVHKKVPVLVLHDGRALAESAIILHYLDDAFPDTRPLLPADPFDRAVARFWCHFGDDKLGPAVGAVFATTGEEQAAAVRQVHENLALLEAELREGAFKGRRFFGGQEVGFLDVVLGCGSYWLAVFEEVTGVQLVDAEAFPLFHAWLRDFEAQEEVRETIPSIDRLLAYARGLRQMLLALAAGAGGAGDSSAPVAAAPPAAAPPVAAADIAVDI